From the genome of Cellvibrio japonicus Ueda107, one region includes:
- a CDS encoding rhodanese-like domain-containing protein produces MDFLVFITQEWLLVTTLIVLVYLYVWRERIKSGRPITPHEVTKLVNEGNAVLVDVRESTEYKAGHIVGSLNIPYAKLSKESTELADYKGKVIILIDKLGQHAGAVGRFLGREGFDVRRLGGGIAEWQAQSLPLVKGKN; encoded by the coding sequence GTGGATTTTCTGGTTTTTATTACCCAAGAGTGGCTGTTAGTCACCACCCTGATTGTGCTGGTTTACCTCTATGTCTGGCGCGAGCGCATTAAAAGCGGCCGCCCCATCACGCCCCATGAAGTCACCAAGCTGGTCAACGAGGGTAATGCGGTATTGGTCGATGTACGCGAAAGTACCGAATACAAGGCCGGCCACATCGTTGGCTCGCTCAACATTCCCTACGCCAAGCTCAGCAAGGAATCGACCGAGCTGGCGGATTACAAGGGCAAGGTCATCATCCTGATCGACAAGCTCGGCCAACACGCCGGTGCTGTAGGCCGCTTCCTTGGCCGCGAAGGATTTGATGTGCGCCGCCTGGGTGGCGGTATCGCCGAGTGGCAAGCGCAGAGTTTGCCGCTGGTAAAAGGTAAAAACTGA
- the grxC gene encoding glutaredoxin 3, whose protein sequence is MARVLMYTTAVCPYCNNAKKLLAEKGVVPEEIRIDTQPQLRQEMMAKSGQRTVPQIWINDFHVGGFTDLWALDKAGKLDALLAQH, encoded by the coding sequence ATGGCCCGTGTGTTGATGTACACCACCGCTGTTTGCCCCTACTGCAATAACGCCAAGAAGTTGCTGGCGGAGAAAGGCGTGGTGCCCGAGGAAATCCGTATAGACACGCAACCGCAGCTGCGCCAGGAAATGATGGCCAAAAGCGGCCAGCGCACGGTGCCGCAGATCTGGATCAACGATTTCCATGTAGGCGGTTTTACCGACCTCTGGGCGCTGGATAAAGCCGGCAAACTGGATGCGCTTCTGGCTCAACACTGA
- the secB gene encoding protein-export chaperone SecB, with amino-acid sequence MSDENNQQDAQQAAGGPQFAIQRIYLKDLSFETPMGVEAFTKAFKPNIQQDLNIQANQVEEGLFEVVLLLTVTARTDNRAVFLVEIKQAGLFAIGGLEGGAVTQLINTACPQILFPYAREAIDSILNRGSFPPLMLPPINFDAVFVQAISQAQQQAETEKAQGETIN; translated from the coding sequence ATGTCTGACGAAAATAACCAACAAGACGCCCAGCAGGCCGCTGGCGGTCCACAATTTGCCATTCAGCGCATTTACCTGAAGGATTTGTCTTTCGAGACCCCCATGGGAGTCGAAGCCTTTACCAAGGCCTTCAAGCCTAATATCCAGCAAGATTTGAATATCCAGGCCAACCAGGTTGAAGAAGGCCTGTTTGAAGTGGTCCTGTTGCTCACAGTGACTGCCCGCACTGATAATCGCGCTGTGTTCCTGGTGGAAATCAAGCAGGCAGGCCTGTTTGCGATTGGCGGCCTTGAAGGCGGCGCCGTGACCCAGTTGATTAACACAGCCTGCCCGCAGATCCTCTTCCCCTATGCGCGCGAAGCGATCGATAGCATCCTCAACCGCGGCAGCTTCCCTCCGCTGATGCTGCCCCCCATTAACTTCGACGCCGTGTTTGTACAGGCAATCAGCCAAGCGCAACAGCAAGCTGAAACCGAAAAAGCCCAGGGCGAAACCATTAACTAA
- a CDS encoding Ppx/GppA phosphatase family protein, with protein sequence MFNLSPGKDSQASHIAAIDLGSNSFHMIVARWDNDQLVLLDRLREPVRLGFGLQEDGSLSDDARERAMACLERFGECLRAYPSRSVRIVGTKTLRSISDSRQFLADAEKRLGHPVEIISGDEEARLIYLGVAHCIAPDKGKRILMDIGGASTEVILGEGMKPLLKESLNMGCVAITKKFFMDGKVTEKLVTKALIACLQELEPVNEGFLALGWNEVLGASGSIKAVAKVCAAQGWSDGTISLDSLEKILHAYLKHGSLDLTMDGLSSDRQPVFLGGVIVLTALFEALEFDRMTAADWALREGLLFDVKGRLENRDIRQASVDALAQRFHVNMDKARAVEKTALNLLTQVSGSWSLTADDASKLLGWAARLYQVGLDIAHSDYHKHSAYVVQHVDLAGFSRVEQTQLSALVLAHRRRFPTRQFPLDNTDLLRLAILLRLAAIFHRGGARENLPTLKLAATAKQLQLKLPGKWMDKHPLTIADLETEQRYLGDIGYALQVGEH encoded by the coding sequence ATGTTTAACCTCTCCCCCGGCAAAGACAGCCAGGCCAGCCATATCGCGGCAATCGACCTGGGTTCCAACAGTTTTCACATGATTGTGGCGCGCTGGGACAATGACCAATTGGTGCTGCTCGACCGCTTGCGCGAGCCGGTGCGCCTGGGCTTTGGCCTGCAGGAAGACGGCAGCCTGAGCGACGATGCGCGCGAGCGGGCCATGGCCTGCCTGGAGCGCTTTGGCGAATGCCTGCGCGCCTATCCCTCGCGCAGCGTGCGTATTGTGGGCACCAAAACCCTGCGCAGTATCAGCGATTCGCGCCAATTCCTCGCCGATGCCGAGAAACGCCTGGGTCACCCGGTGGAAATTATTTCCGGCGATGAAGAAGCGCGCCTGATTTACCTGGGTGTGGCCCATTGCATTGCGCCGGACAAGGGCAAGCGAATCCTAATGGATATCGGTGGCGCCAGCACCGAGGTTATCCTCGGCGAAGGTATGAAACCGCTATTGAAAGAAAGCCTGAATATGGGCTGTGTTGCCATCACCAAAAAATTCTTTATGGATGGCAAGGTCACTGAAAAACTGGTCACCAAGGCACTGATTGCCTGCCTGCAAGAGCTGGAGCCGGTCAACGAAGGCTTCCTGGCCCTGGGCTGGAATGAAGTGCTGGGGGCATCCGGTAGCATCAAGGCGGTGGCGAAAGTTTGCGCGGCACAGGGTTGGAGCGATGGCACCATTAGCCTCGACTCACTCGAAAAAATCCTCCACGCCTATCTCAAGCACGGCTCACTCGATTTGACTATGGATGGGCTCTCCAGCGATCGCCAGCCGGTGTTTCTCGGTGGGGTTATTGTGTTGACTGCGCTGTTTGAAGCCTTGGAATTCGACCGCATGACTGCCGCGGATTGGGCCCTGCGTGAGGGTCTGCTGTTCGATGTCAAAGGCCGCCTGGAAAACCGCGACATCCGCCAGGCGAGTGTCGATGCCCTGGCACAGCGTTTCCACGTGAATATGGATAAAGCCAGGGCTGTGGAAAAAACCGCGCTCAATTTGTTAACACAGGTTTCCGGCAGTTGGTCACTCACAGCCGACGATGCCAGCAAGTTACTGGGCTGGGCCGCGCGTTTGTATCAAGTCGGCCTGGATATTGCGCACAGCGATTACCACAAACACAGCGCCTATGTGGTACAGCATGTGGATCTGGCCGGTTTTTCGCGCGTCGAACAAACCCAACTCTCCGCCCTGGTACTGGCCCATCGCCGCCGTTTTCCCACCAGGCAATTTCCGCTCGATAATACTGACCTGTTGAGATTAGCCATCTTGCTGCGCCTGGCGGCAATTTTTCACCGCGGCGGCGCAAGGGAAAATTTACCAACCCTAAAATTGGCTGCCACCGCAAAACAATTGCAACTCAAACTACCTGGCAAATGGATGGATAAACATCCGCTGACTATCGCCGACCTGGAAACCGAGCAGCGCTACCTGGGTGATATCGGCTACGCGTTGCAGGTGGGTGAACACTAA
- a CDS encoding cellulose binding domain-containing protein, whose amino-acid sequence MKITMQGKEPSRSPLWRPQNRSLFHRLCKQVLALGCSVLLAAPAFAARQAEYLDRGVVALPSGSGIYIGWRMLGDDPANIGFHVYRNGTRITSSPITNSTNYFDASGSSSAAYTVRPVVNGVEQAANPAKATWSNPYWLVNLNRPAGGTTPSGEAYSYSPNDLSVGDLDGDGQYDIIVKWEPSNAKDNSQSGYTGNVYVDAYRLNGSQLWRIDLGRNIRAGAHYTQFIVYDLDGDGKAEVAMKTAPGTRDAAGNVLGGSNANTDYRNASGYVLSGAEYLTIFNGQTGVAMATTDYVPARGTVSSWGDNYGNRVDRFLAGVAYLDGQRPSLVMARGYYTRAVVVAWDWRNGSLSRRWTFDSNSGGNSAAAGQGAHSLTIGDVDQDGRDEIVYGAATINDNGTLLYSTGLGHGDALHLGDFNPNRPGLEVFMVHESPSSYGQHGIEMHDARTGAIVWSVQGGGDIGRGVTMDVDPRYPGNESWASTGGLYSATGQQITTSKPASINFGVWWDADLLREQLNNTMIDKWNYSNNTSSRLLTAYNYGAASNNGTKATPGLSADLFGDWREEVIWRHDNNSQLLIFSTTAVTTHKLRTLMHDTQYRTAIAWQNVAYNQPPHPSFFLGDGMATPAAPDIYFVGTNPNGGSTGSSSSSSSSSVAAPQVNLSGVAGNGQVSLSWTVNGSINGIEIYRDTDADPAGRTRIASLSASTRSYTATGLTNGQPYWFWVKYTGADGTAYNSNAFNATPVGAATSSSSSVASSSSSSSSSSVASSAVSSSSAASGGSGSCSYVITNNWGSGFTGAIRITNRGSSAINGWNVSWTYSGNTRISNSWNATVSGSNPYSAANLGWNATIQPGQTVEFGFQGTYSGSTETPVISGSVCN is encoded by the coding sequence ATGAAGATAACCATGCAAGGAAAAGAACCATCGCGGTCGCCACTCTGGCGCCCCCAAAACCGATCACTATTTCATAGGCTATGCAAGCAGGTCCTGGCGCTGGGGTGTAGCGTTCTGCTGGCGGCCCCTGCCTTCGCCGCGCGCCAGGCGGAGTATCTGGATCGCGGGGTGGTAGCCCTGCCATCGGGGTCGGGGATTTATATCGGCTGGCGTATGCTGGGCGATGATCCGGCCAATATCGGCTTCCACGTGTATCGCAATGGCACCCGTATTACGTCAAGTCCGATCACCAATTCCACCAACTACTTCGATGCCAGTGGCAGCTCCAGTGCAGCCTATACCGTGCGCCCGGTTGTGAATGGGGTAGAGCAGGCGGCCAACCCGGCAAAAGCGACCTGGAGCAACCCCTATTGGCTGGTTAACCTCAACCGCCCGGCCGGCGGTACCACACCCAGTGGCGAAGCCTATAGCTACTCACCCAACGACCTGAGCGTGGGCGACCTCGATGGCGACGGCCAATATGACATTATCGTGAAGTGGGAGCCGTCCAATGCCAAGGACAACTCCCAGAGTGGTTATACCGGTAATGTGTATGTAGATGCCTATCGCCTTAATGGCAGCCAGCTGTGGCGCATTGACCTCGGCCGTAATATCCGCGCCGGTGCCCACTACACGCAATTTATCGTCTACGACCTGGACGGTGACGGCAAGGCCGAGGTCGCCATGAAAACAGCCCCCGGTACGCGCGATGCAGCGGGTAATGTACTCGGTGGCAGTAATGCCAATACCGACTACCGCAATGCCAGCGGCTATGTCCTCTCGGGGGCGGAATACCTGACTATCTTCAATGGCCAGACCGGGGTTGCCATGGCAACCACCGACTATGTACCGGCGCGCGGCACGGTCAGCAGTTGGGGCGATAACTATGGCAACCGTGTAGATCGCTTCCTCGCCGGGGTCGCCTACCTGGATGGCCAGCGCCCGAGCCTGGTCATGGCGCGCGGTTATTACACCCGTGCAGTGGTGGTTGCCTGGGATTGGCGCAATGGCAGCCTCAGCCGGCGCTGGACGTTCGACAGCAACAGCGGCGGCAACAGCGCGGCAGCCGGCCAGGGCGCCCACTCGCTGACCATTGGCGATGTGGACCAGGACGGCCGCGATGAAATTGTCTATGGCGCCGCCACCATCAACGATAACGGTACCCTGCTCTATTCCACCGGCCTGGGGCATGGCGATGCCTTGCACCTGGGCGATTTCAACCCCAACCGGCCGGGGCTGGAAGTGTTTATGGTGCACGAATCCCCCTCCAGCTATGGCCAGCACGGTATTGAAATGCACGATGCGCGCACCGGCGCTATCGTCTGGAGTGTACAGGGCGGTGGCGATATAGGTCGCGGGGTAACCATGGATGTCGATCCGCGCTATCCCGGTAACGAAAGCTGGGCATCCACCGGCGGACTCTACTCCGCCACCGGGCAGCAGATCACCACCAGCAAACCGGCCAGCATTAACTTTGGGGTGTGGTGGGATGCTGACCTGCTGCGCGAGCAGTTGAACAACACCATGATCGACAAGTGGAACTACAGCAATAACACCAGTTCGCGCCTGCTCACAGCCTATAACTACGGTGCGGCGTCCAATAACGGTACCAAGGCAACACCGGGGCTATCGGCTGACCTGTTTGGCGACTGGCGCGAAGAAGTGATCTGGCGCCACGACAACAACAGCCAGTTGCTGATCTTTAGCACCACTGCTGTCACCACCCACAAGCTGCGCACGCTGATGCACGATACCCAATACCGCACGGCAATTGCCTGGCAAAACGTGGCTTACAACCAGCCACCCCACCCCAGCTTCTTCCTGGGCGATGGTATGGCGACACCGGCGGCACCGGATATTTACTTTGTAGGCACCAACCCCAATGGCGGTTCAACCGGCAGCTCATCGAGCAGTTCCAGCTCATCGGTGGCAGCACCCCAGGTCAACCTGAGCGGTGTGGCCGGTAATGGCCAGGTCAGTTTGAGTTGGACCGTGAATGGCAGCATTAACGGTATCGAAATCTATCGCGATACCGATGCCGATCCTGCGGGCCGCACGCGCATCGCATCCCTGAGTGCCAGCACGCGCAGCTATACGGCTACCGGGTTAACCAATGGCCAGCCCTATTGGTTCTGGGTGAAATACACCGGGGCAGATGGCACGGCCTACAATTCCAATGCCTTCAACGCAACCCCGGTTGGGGCTGCCACCAGTTCCAGCTCCTCAGTGGCGTCTTCAAGTTCGTCATCCTCTTCCAGCTCCGTGGCCAGCAGTGCTGTATCCAGTTCCTCGGCGGCCAGTGGCGGCAGCGGTAGCTGCAGCTATGTGATCACCAATAACTGGGGCTCCGGTTTTACCGGTGCGATTCGCATCACCAATCGCGGCAGCAGCGCGATTAACGGTTGGAATGTCAGCTGGACCTACAGCGGTAATACCCGCATTAGCAATAGCTGGAATGCCACTGTCAGCGGCAGCAATCCCTACAGCGCTGCCAACCTGGGCTGGAATGCAACCATCCAGCCGGGGCAAACCGTGGAATTCGGTTTCCAGGGGACTTACTCCGGCAGCACGGAAACGCCGGTGATCAGTGGGTCTGTGTGTAACTGA